In one window of Candidatus Omnitrophota bacterium DNA:
- a CDS encoding ABC transporter permease, whose translation MSQSEFQIHLRQFRKNRLAVVCAWVLAALYAVALFADFLAPYTYRDEDRKYSYCPPTAVRVWDEGRLSMPFVYGINLTFNDLHARVYVQDNAQKYPVRLFARGEEYKWLGVIPSRTHLFGVDAPGRIYLLGADARGRDVFSRLMYGARISLSIGLIGVLISFTIGLIVGGIAGYYGGWVDNALMRICEMFMMVPGFYLLLALRAAVPENFNSVQIYFAIVIILSFISWASLARIIRGMCLSLREREYVLAAKAIGLSDMAVIIRHILPHTVSYSIVAVMLSIPGYILGESALSLIGLGIQDPFASWGNMLTDAMSIVRIQFAPWILWPAFFIFLTIVSFNIVGDALRDCLDPLLKTGREG comes from the coding sequence ATGAGTCAAAGCGAATTTCAAATCCACTTGCGGCAATTCCGGAAGAACCGGCTGGCGGTTGTCTGCGCCTGGGTCCTGGCGGCCCTGTATGCCGTGGCTCTGTTTGCCGATTTTCTCGCCCCGTACACTTATCGGGATGAGGACCGCAAGTATTCCTATTGCCCGCCCACGGCCGTGCGGGTATGGGACGAGGGGCGGCTGTCCATGCCGTTCGTATACGGGATCAATCTGACCTTCAACGATCTGCACGCCCGCGTTTATGTGCAGGACAATGCCCAGAAATATCCTGTCCGTTTGTTCGCGCGGGGTGAAGAATACAAATGGCTCGGAGTCATCCCCAGCCGGACGCACCTCTTCGGCGTGGACGCGCCGGGGCGGATCTATCTTTTGGGCGCAGACGCGAGGGGGAGGGACGTCTTTTCCCGTCTGATGTATGGGGCCAGGATTTCTTTGTCTATCGGGTTGATTGGTGTCTTGATCTCCTTCACGATCGGGTTGATCGTGGGCGGGATCGCCGGTTATTACGGCGGCTGGGTGGATAACGCGCTCATGCGGATCTGCGAGATGTTCATGATGGTGCCCGGCTTTTATCTGCTGCTGGCCCTGCGGGCCGCGGTGCCGGAAAATTTCAATTCCGTGCAGATTTATTTCGCGATCGTTATCATCCTGTCATTCATTTCCTGGGCGAGTCTGGCCAGGATCATCCGCGGGATGTGCCTGTCCCTGCGGGAGAGAGAATACGTGCTGGCGGCCAAGGCCATCGGGCTTTCGGACATGGCGGTCATTATCCGCCACATCCTGCCGCACACCGTTTCCTATTCGATCGTGGCGGTGATGCTTTCGATCCCCGGGTATATCCTGGGCGAGTCGGCGTTGAGCTTGATCGGGCTGGGCATCCAGGACCCTTTTGCCAGCTGGGGCAACATGCTCACCGACGCGATGAGCATCGTGCGGATCCAGTTCGCGCCGTGGATCCTGTGGCCGGCGTTTTTTATTTTTCTGACGATTGTTTCGTTCAACATCGTGGGCGACGCTCTGCGCGATTGTCTGGATCCGCTGCTGAAAACGGGGAGGGAAGGGTAG
- a CDS encoding ABC transporter permease has product MTRFILRRILIAIPMLFAMALLTFILMRLTPGNYLDSIRLDPQISQETIARYEKLYQLDKPVWQQYFYWLKNLFLKGELGFSFHYNVPVSHVIGGRILNTFLLSFASFLFTWLIAIPLGIWAALNRNGVVDRVVQFLSYVVLSVPGFFVAMILLFWASRTGALPLGGMYGPDFDQLSAWGQGWDILKHLAIPTVALSMGSVAALQRIMRGNMLEVLGQQYILTARAKGLPENRVIYVHALRNAINPLITLLGYEFSSLLSGAALIEIICSWPGLGALMLKAVFAKDIYLVMASMLMGGVMFLLGNLIADILLVKADPRIRYGQ; this is encoded by the coding sequence ATGACGCGGTTCATCCTTCGAAGAATCCTGATCGCGATCCCCATGCTGTTCGCCATGGCGCTGTTGACGTTCATCCTGATGCGGCTCACGCCGGGCAATTATCTGGATTCGATCCGGCTGGACCCTCAAATTTCGCAGGAGACCATTGCCCGGTATGAAAAACTTTACCAGTTGGACAAGCCCGTCTGGCAGCAGTATTTTTATTGGCTGAAAAATTTGTTTCTGAAGGGCGAGCTGGGGTTCTCTTTCCATTACAACGTGCCGGTGTCGCACGTGATCGGCGGCCGCATCCTGAACACGTTCCTGCTGTCGTTCGCGAGTTTTCTGTTCACGTGGCTGATCGCGATTCCCCTCGGCATCTGGGCCGCTTTGAACCGCAATGGCGTCGTCGACCGTGTGGTCCAGTTTTTGTCGTATGTCGTGCTGTCTGTCCCGGGATTTTTCGTGGCCATGATCCTGCTGTTCTGGGCGAGCCGGACCGGCGCCTTGCCGCTGGGCGGGATGTACGGCCCGGATTTCGACCAGCTTTCCGCCTGGGGCCAAGGCTGGGACATCTTGAAACATTTGGCCATCCCGACGGTCGCTTTGTCGATGGGTTCGGTCGCGGCCCTCCAGAGGATCATGCGCGGTAACATGCTGGAGGTCCTGGGCCAGCAGTATATTTTGACGGCCCGGGCCAAAGGTCTTCCGGAGAACCGGGTGATCTATGTGCACGCGCTGCGCAACGCGATCAATCCTTTGATCACCTTGCTGGGGTATGAATTTTCGTCCTTGTTGAGCGGAGCGGCCCTGATCGAGATCATTTGCAGCTGGCCGGGGCTGGGGGCCTTGATGCTGAAAGCGGTTTTTGCCAAAGATATTTATCTGGTCATGGCGAGCATGCTGATGGGCGGGGTGATGTTCCTGCTGGGGAATCTTATAGCTGACATTTTGCTGGTCAAGGCCGATCCGAGGATTCGTTATGGTCAATGA
- a CDS encoding ABC transporter substrate-binding protein, with protein sequence MKLRGFLFLAALSLSLAPCPPARADNKHGGQIVLSTTSDPRSFNDIIAKETSTSEITGLIFEGLTRTDPETLKIIPTLAERWEVSEDGLTWTFHLRRGVQWNDGHPFTADDVVFTYNDLIFNPDIPTSSRDIFTIDGKPFAVFKIDDHTVRFILPVKFAPFLRGVGQAIVPKHKLAQPLKEGKFNFTWGIDTAPREIVGTGPFRLAKYEPGQRIVLEGNPYYWRKSAEGDRLPYVDRLIFLIVQNADVELLKFLEGSVDAYSFRGMDYPLLKPMDRERNFTVYDMGPAFGSNFLAFNLNAGQNPKTSKPFVDPAKLSWFTDPAFRRAVAHAVDKKRMIEIVKNGLGYPQDSPMSPADAFFYNPGVPQYEYDLEKAARTLNEAGFKRKNGDGVLEDSQGRPVEFTLYTNADNSERMDIAAIIRNDLEKLGMRINFKPVEFNTLVSKLTSTFEWDALVMGLTGGVEPHFGKNVWSSDGQLHLWNPRQKAPATDWEKRIDELFSLGVQELDEGKRKVFYDEFQVLVSQQLPVIYTVLSARISAVRNRFGNLRPTAYGGIFHNLEEIYILPEQRRP encoded by the coding sequence ATGAAACTTCGGGGCTTTTTGTTTCTGGCGGCTTTGTCCCTGAGCCTGGCCCCTTGCCCGCCGGCCCGCGCGGACAACAAGCACGGCGGACAGATCGTCCTGTCCACCACCTCGGATCCCCGTTCCTTTAACGACATCATCGCCAAGGAAACCTCAACCTCGGAGATCACGGGCCTCATTTTTGAAGGGCTCACGCGCACCGATCCTGAAACCCTCAAGATCATCCCCACTCTGGCCGAGCGCTGGGAGGTCAGCGAAGACGGGCTGACCTGGACGTTCCATCTGCGCCGGGGCGTGCAATGGAACGACGGGCATCCGTTCACGGCGGACGATGTGGTCTTCACGTACAATGACCTGATTTTCAATCCCGACATCCCGACCTCCTCCCGGGACATCTTCACCATCGACGGCAAACCGTTCGCCGTTTTCAAGATCGACGATCATACGGTCCGGTTCATCCTGCCGGTCAAATTCGCTCCGTTCCTGCGCGGAGTGGGCCAGGCGATCGTGCCCAAGCACAAGCTGGCACAGCCGCTCAAAGAGGGGAAATTCAATTTTACCTGGGGCATTGACACGGCCCCCCGAGAGATCGTGGGGACGGGACCGTTCCGTCTCGCGAAATACGAGCCGGGACAGCGGATCGTGCTGGAAGGGAATCCCTATTACTGGCGCAAGTCCGCCGAAGGAGACCGCCTGCCGTATGTAGACCGGCTCATTTTTTTGATCGTGCAGAACGCGGACGTGGAGCTGCTGAAATTCCTGGAAGGGAGCGTGGACGCCTACAGTTTTCGGGGGATGGATTACCCGTTGCTGAAGCCCATGGACCGGGAAAGGAATTTCACCGTTTATGACATGGGCCCGGCGTTCGGAAGCAATTTCCTGGCCTTTAACCTGAATGCCGGCCAGAACCCGAAGACCTCTAAGCCGTTCGTGGACCCGGCCAAGCTGTCCTGGTTTACCGATCCCGCGTTCCGCCGGGCCGTGGCGCACGCGGTGGACAAGAAACGGATGATCGAGATCGTCAAGAACGGTCTCGGGTATCCGCAGGATTCGCCGATGAGCCCGGCCGACGCGTTTTTTTACAATCCCGGCGTTCCTCAATACGAATATGATCTGGAAAAGGCCGCCCGTACCCTGAACGAAGCCGGGTTCAAGCGCAAAAACGGCGACGGCGTCCTGGAGGACAGCCAGGGGCGCCCGGTGGAATTCACCCTTTACACGAACGCCGACAACTCCGAGCGGATGGACATCGCCGCGATCATCCGCAACGATCTGGAAAAACTCGGCATGAGGATCAATTTTAAGCCGGTGGAGTTTAATACCCTGGTCAGCAAGCTCACCTCGACGTTTGAATGGGACGCCCTCGTCATGGGGCTGACCGGCGGGGTGGAGCCGCATTTCGGCAAGAACGTCTGGTCCTCCGACGGCCAGCTGCACCTGTGGAACCCGCGACAGAAAGCCCCGGCCACGGACTGGGAAAAACGGATCGACGAACTTTTCAGCCTCGGCGTCCAGGAGCTGGATGAGGGAAAGCGGAAAGTTTTTTATGACGAGTTCCAGGTGCTCGTGTCGCAGCAGCTTCCGGTCATCTACACGGTGTTGAGCGCGAGGATTTCCGCCGTCCGGAACAGGTTCGGCAATCTCCGGCCCACGGCCTACGGCGGTATTTTCCATAACCTTGAGGAGATCTATATCCTCCCGGAGCAGAGAAGGCCATGA
- the secG gene encoding preprotein translocase subunit SecG — MTGLVIFVHTVVCIFLVAAILMQKGKGGGLAESFASAETMLGARTNAFMVKTTAILTTLFIVTCLSLAFLSAKKGQSIVPSSVNVNPPAKSALDVMPPLPVNATP, encoded by the coding sequence ATGACAGGACTTGTGATTTTTGTTCATACGGTTGTCTGTATTTTTCTCGTGGCGGCGATCCTCATGCAGAAAGGGAAGGGCGGCGGGTTGGCGGAGAGTTTCGCCTCGGCCGAGACCATGCTGGGGGCCAGGACCAACGCGTTCATGGTGAAAACCACGGCAATCCTGACCACGCTTTTTATCGTGACCTGTCTGTCCTTGGCCTTTCTTTCGGCAAAAAAAGGACAGTCCATCGTCCCCAGTTCCGTGAATGTCAATCCGCCGGCCAAATCGGCATTGGATGTCATGCCGCCCCTGCCGGTCAACGCGACACCGTAG
- the tpiA gene encoding triose-phosphate isomerase, translated as MRKTIIAGNWKMFKTSQEAIDLVTLLKRDLADVSEVEIVVCPPFTALSDLSDILYQTNIALGAQNLFWEDSGAFTGEIAAPMLTAIGVKFVIIGHSERRQYFGETDETVNKKIKAALRHGLTPIVCVGENLKERESGQAFNVIKTQVDGSLAGFSAEDMEKMVIAYEPVWAIGTGKTATPQQAQEVHKFIRGLLEQTYGRDLAEKIRIQYGGSVKPDNTAELISQPDIDGALVGGASLKHDSFVQIIRGGCRN; from the coding sequence ATGCGAAAAACAATCATTGCCGGCAACTGGAAGATGTTCAAGACGTCCCAGGAAGCCATTGACCTGGTGACGCTCCTTAAGAGGGACTTGGCGGATGTTTCTGAAGTGGAAATCGTTGTCTGCCCGCCGTTCACGGCATTGTCCGATTTGAGCGACATCCTGTATCAAACCAATATCGCCCTGGGAGCGCAGAACCTGTTCTGGGAAGATTCCGGCGCGTTCACCGGCGAGATTGCCGCGCCCATGCTGACGGCGATCGGCGTCAAGTTTGTCATCATCGGGCATTCGGAGAGGCGCCAGTATTTCGGCGAGACGGATGAGACCGTCAATAAAAAAATCAAGGCGGCCCTCCGCCACGGCCTGACCCCGATCGTGTGCGTGGGGGAGAACCTGAAGGAACGGGAGTCCGGGCAGGCCTTCAACGTCATTAAGACGCAGGTGGACGGCTCTCTGGCCGGATTCAGCGCCGAGGACATGGAGAAAATGGTCATCGCCTATGAACCGGTGTGGGCCATCGGAACGGGCAAGACCGCTACGCCCCAGCAGGCCCAGGAAGTCCATAAATTCATCCGGGGGCTGCTGGAGCAGACATACGGGCGGGATCTTGCGGAGAAGATCCGCATTCAATACGGCGGCAGCGTCAAGCCGGACAACACCGCCGAGCTCATTTCCCAGCCGGACATCGACGGCGCCCTTGTGGGCGGCGCGAGCTTAAAGCACGACAGCTTCGTCCAGATCATCCGGGGCGGCTGCCGCAATTAA
- a CDS encoding phosphoglycerate kinase: MKKQTIRDIDLKNKKVIIRVDFNVPLDKSLKITDDRRIRAALPTIQYALEQKAAKVILMSHLGRPDGQVEEDARLTPVAQQLEKLLGQKVLKLDDCIGPQVKEAVQKSSEKVILLENLRFHKGETKNFPDFAKELASLADIYVNDAFGTAHRAHASTEGVTKHLPSVAGFLLEKEVDYLSKAIDNPQKPLVVILGGAKVSDKIMLIENLLGRADAILIGGGMAYTFLKAQGKSIGNSKLEADKVETAKTILEKAKQAKVNILLSEDFVITREFEKPQERKIAAGEIADGWMGVDIGPETRKKFKDVLATAKTIVWNGPVGVFEINEYAEGTREIAEFVSRLKGVTSIVGGGDTAAAVGKFNCEAGMTHISTGGGASLEFLEGKELPGVKALLNKSI, encoded by the coding sequence ATGAAAAAACAAACCATCCGCGACATCGATTTGAAAAACAAAAAGGTTATCATCCGGGTAGACTTTAACGTCCCTCTGGACAAGAGTTTGAAGATCACGGACGACCGGCGTATCCGTGCCGCCCTGCCGACCATCCAGTACGCGCTGGAGCAAAAAGCGGCCAAAGTGATCCTGATGAGCCATCTCGGACGGCCGGACGGGCAGGTCGAAGAGGATGCCCGCCTGACGCCCGTGGCTCAACAGTTGGAAAAATTGCTGGGGCAAAAGGTCCTGAAACTCGACGACTGCATCGGTCCGCAGGTGAAGGAGGCCGTTCAGAAGAGCTCTGAAAAAGTCATCCTGCTGGAAAATTTGAGGTTTCACAAAGGCGAGACCAAGAATTTCCCGGACTTTGCCAAGGAATTGGCGTCTCTCGCGGATATTTATGTGAACGACGCTTTCGGGACCGCCCATCGCGCCCACGCGTCGACCGAAGGTGTCACAAAACACCTGCCGTCCGTGGCCGGATTTCTCCTTGAAAAAGAAGTGGATTACCTTTCGAAAGCCATCGACAATCCCCAGAAACCGCTGGTCGTTATTCTTGGCGGGGCCAAGGTCTCGGACAAGATCATGCTGATCGAGAATCTTTTGGGCAGGGCTGATGCGATCCTGATCGGCGGCGGGATGGCGTATACCTTTTTGAAGGCCCAGGGCAAAAGCATCGGAAATTCCAAGCTGGAGGCCGACAAGGTCGAGACAGCGAAGACTATATTAGAGAAGGCAAAGCAGGCCAAGGTCAACATCCTGCTGTCCGAAGATTTTGTCATTACTCGCGAATTTGAAAAGCCGCAGGAGCGAAAGATCGCCGCAGGCGAGATCGCGGACGGCTGGATGGGTGTGGACATCGGCCCGGAAACCCGCAAAAAGTTCAAGGACGTCCTGGCCACGGCCAAGACCATTGTCTGGAACGGCCCGGTCGGCGTGTTTGAGATCAACGAATACGCGGAAGGGACCAGAGAGATCGCCGAATTTGTTTCCAGGCTCAAGGGCGTGACCTCCATCGTCGGCGGCGGGGACACGGCCGCGGCCGTCGGGAAATTCAATTGCGAAGCCGGCATGACCCATATTTCAACCGGCGGCGGGGCGTCGCTCGAGTTCCTGGAAGGCAAGGAACTGCCCGGCGTCAAGGCGCTTTTAAACAAGTCCATTTAA
- a CDS encoding O-antigen ligase family protein, whose amino-acid sequence MTQQKALDRCDLVMRWAFCSLIFFVPISTALVESFFGLILLTFFIKRGVVIIPEINAQIRRGVSPFSLERWKAYADFFRPSPSFLNVPIGVFLLINFLSVLFSPYPLLSLRGVIFKLFENIYLYFAFVECMTARRAINAFLTVFVGSAMLIGASGVTQFVTGRDFIYGNLLGGGRVMASFKHPNDYGSYLLIAIFVLLGLVMASFSRRGAEPRGQLDRVLFHNRALLLLILVVNIACLGFTFSRGAWVGFSAAVFLLILLDRRGGIASLIILCLFFMVFTPLLVKNRNVSFTSDDVRWTESQELQKKELESQSAPSPGPETAVSSSLKESVGEVIERIKNFTGCGRTDNFWAGAFHVIRKYPVFGSGYNTYQKVIESDHKIPQAYPHNCYLQMAAETGVIGLAAFLWVIGLLIVKSLAALPLIRDPHVSGTLGGLLAGLGGFFTHAAFDTNFYSVQLGSLMWVMMGLAVALRSAGLADSRPGAGAGERQAG is encoded by the coding sequence ATGACACAGCAGAAAGCGCTGGACAGATGCGACCTTGTCATGCGATGGGCGTTTTGCTCGCTGATTTTTTTTGTGCCGATTTCCACCGCCCTGGTGGAGAGTTTCTTCGGACTGATCCTGCTGACTTTTTTCATCAAGCGGGGGGTTGTCATTATCCCCGAGATCAACGCGCAAATCCGGCGGGGAGTTTCTCCGTTTTCTCTGGAACGCTGGAAGGCCTACGCGGATTTCTTCCGTCCCTCCCCCAGTTTCCTCAACGTCCCGATCGGCGTGTTTCTCCTCATTAATTTTCTGTCAGTCCTTTTCAGCCCTTATCCGCTGTTGAGCCTCCGGGGGGTGATCTTTAAACTGTTTGAGAATATTTACCTTTATTTCGCGTTTGTGGAATGCATGACGGCGAGGCGCGCCATCAACGCGTTCCTAACGGTTTTTGTTGGTTCTGCCATGCTGATCGGGGCCAGCGGTGTCACCCAGTTTGTCACGGGAAGGGATTTCATTTACGGGAATCTGCTGGGCGGGGGGCGGGTCATGGCGTCTTTCAAACACCCCAACGATTACGGTTCGTACCTTTTGATCGCGATCTTTGTCCTCCTGGGGCTTGTCATGGCGAGTTTTTCCCGCCGCGGGGCGGAACCCCGGGGGCAGTTGGACAGGGTCCTGTTCCATAACCGGGCGCTTCTTCTCCTGATCCTTGTGGTGAACATCGCCTGCCTGGGCTTTACGTTCTCCCGGGGGGCCTGGGTCGGATTTTCCGCGGCGGTCTTCCTTCTCATCCTGCTGGACCGGAGGGGAGGGATAGCTTCTCTCATTATTCTTTGCCTTTTTTTTATGGTGTTTACGCCTCTTTTGGTTAAAAACCGCAATGTGTCTTTTACATCGGATGATGTCCGCTGGACAGAGTCCCAGGAATTGCAGAAGAAGGAACTGGAGTCCCAGTCCGCCCCTTCCCCCGGGCCGGAGACCGCGGTCTCTTCCTCGTTGAAGGAATCTGTCGGGGAGGTCATTGAGCGGATCAAGAATTTTACGGGATGCGGACGGACGGACAATTTTTGGGCGGGGGCTTTTCATGTGATCCGGAAATATCCCGTGTTTGGTTCCGGTTACAACACCTATCAAAAAGTCATTGAAAGCGACCATAAAATCCCCCAGGCGTACCCTCACAACTGTTATCTCCAGATGGCTGCGGAGACCGGCGTGATCGGGCTGGCGGCCTTCCTATGGGTCATCGGTTTGCTCATTGTTAAATCATTGGCCGCGTTGCCTCTGATCAGGGACCCGCATGTGAGCGGGACCCTGGGAGGTTTGCTGGCGGGGCTTGGCGGGTTTTTTACCCACGCCGCGTTTGATACCAATTTTTATTCTGTCCAACTGGGCAGTCTTATGTGGGTCATGATGGGGCTGGCTGTGGCCCTCAGGTCAGCCGGTCTCGCGGACAGCCGGCCGGGAGCCGGCGCCGGGGAACGCCAAGCCGGTTGA
- a CDS encoding GDP-L-fucose synthase, whose amino-acid sequence MATQFWKNKRVVVTGGAGFLGRVILEKLKRRGCSNIFVPRSRDYDLRETGPILRLLKKARPDIIIHLAAVVGGIGANRENPGKFFYDNLMMGVQLIEQARLAEVEKFVAIGTICAYPKFTKVPFKEDDLWDGYPEETNAPYGLAKKMLLVQSQAYRQQYGFNSIYLLPVNLYGPWDNFSLTTSHVIPALIRKCLEAKARGDASVTVWGTGKATREFLYVDDAAEAILLASEKYNKSDPVNIGAGFEISIKDLVHLVAERTGFRGRIVWDRSRPDGQPRRCLDVGRARKEFGFRAKVSLDDGIRRTIRWYLSRRDMAA is encoded by the coding sequence ATGGCAACACAATTTTGGAAAAACAAAAGGGTCGTCGTCACCGGCGGGGCGGGTTTTTTGGGCCGGGTCATCCTCGAGAAGTTAAAGAGGCGCGGTTGCTCAAATATTTTTGTGCCCCGCAGCCGGGATTACGACCTGCGCGAGACGGGACCCATCCTGCGTCTTTTGAAAAAGGCCAGGCCTGACATCATCATCCATCTGGCCGCGGTGGTCGGGGGGATCGGCGCCAACCGGGAAAACCCGGGGAAGTTTTTTTACGACAACCTGATGATGGGCGTGCAATTGATTGAACAGGCGCGGCTCGCGGAAGTGGAAAAATTCGTGGCCATCGGCACGATCTGCGCGTATCCCAAATTCACGAAAGTCCCTTTCAAGGAGGACGATCTTTGGGATGGATATCCGGAAGAGACCAACGCCCCTTACGGCCTGGCCAAAAAGATGCTGCTGGTCCAGTCCCAGGCCTACCGCCAGCAGTACGGCTTCAATTCGATCTATCTTCTGCCCGTGAATTTGTACGGGCCGTGGGACAATTTTTCGCTCACGACCTCGCACGTGATCCCGGCGCTCATCCGCAAATGCCTTGAGGCCAAGGCGCGCGGGGACGCGTCCGTGACCGTGTGGGGGACAGGCAAGGCCACGCGGGAATTCCTGTATGTGGATGACGCGGCCGAGGCGATTCTCCTTGCGTCGGAAAAATACAATAAATCCGATCCGGTCAACATCGGTGCCGGGTTTGAGATCTCGATCAAGGACCTTGTTCATCTGGTCGCCGAACGGACCGGGTTCCGCGGCCGGATCGTCTGGGACCGTTCCCGGCCCGATGGACAGCCCCGCCGCTGCCTGGATGTCGGCCGCGCCAGGAAGGAATTCGGGTTTCGGGCCAAGGTGTCCCTGGACGACGGGATCCGCCGGACCATCCGGTGGTATCTGTCCCGCCGGGACATGGCGGCATGA
- the gmd gene encoding GDP-mannose 4,6-dehydratase, whose translation MPSRKKALITGITGQDGSYLAEFLLEKGYEVFGLIRRSSSFNTDRIDHLYRDPHEKGVRLKLVYGDLNDASSLNRIIRTIRPDEIYNLGAQSHVRVSFDIPEYTAEITALGTTRLLEAIRDSGIETKFYQASSSEMFGLAQEIPQNEKTPFYPRSPYAAAKLYSYWLTVNYREAYKIYACNGILFNHESPRRGETFVTRKITMALARIKFGLQDKLFLGNLNAKRDWGFAGDYVEAMWRMLQQPRPDDYVIATGETHSVKEFLQEAFGYAELDWKRYVKIDQRYFRPTEVDILLGDSAKARRALKWKPKVGFKSLVRMMVDADMKLVEQKVHGIKGMTSRLNEH comes from the coding sequence ATGCCCAGCAGGAAAAAAGCATTGATCACCGGGATCACGGGCCAGGACGGTTCTTACCTGGCGGAATTCCTTTTGGAAAAAGGTTATGAAGTTTTTGGCCTGATCCGCAGGTCCAGCTCGTTCAATACCGACCGGATCGACCACTTGTACCGGGACCCGCATGAAAAAGGCGTGCGGCTGAAGCTTGTTTACGGCGACCTGAATGACGCGAGCTCGCTCAACAGGATCATCCGGACCATCCGGCCGGACGAAATTTACAACCTCGGCGCGCAGAGCCATGTCCGCGTGAGTTTCGACATTCCGGAATACACGGCGGAGATCACGGCGCTGGGCACGACCCGTCTCCTGGAAGCGATCCGGGATTCCGGGATCGAGACCAAATTTTACCAGGCCTCGAGCTCCGAGATGTTCGGCCTGGCCCAGGAAATTCCCCAGAATGAAAAAACTCCGTTTTATCCCCGCAGTCCTTACGCGGCGGCCAAGTTGTATTCGTACTGGCTGACCGTCAATTACCGTGAGGCCTACAAAATTTATGCCTGCAACGGCATCCTGTTCAATCACGAATCCCCGAGACGGGGGGAGACGTTCGTCACCCGCAAGATCACCATGGCCCTGGCGAGGATCAAATTCGGGCTCCAGGACAAATTGTTTTTGGGCAACCTCAACGCCAAGCGCGACTGGGGTTTCGCCGGGGATTATGTCGAGGCGATGTGGCGGATGCTCCAGCAGCCCAGGCCGGACGATTACGTGATCGCCACCGGCGAAACGCACTCGGTGAAAGAATTTTTGCAGGAGGCCTTTGGTTACGCGGAACTGGATTGGAAAAGATACGTGAAGATCGACCAGCGGTATTTCCGTCCGACGGAAGTGGACATCCTCCTGGGGGACAGCGCCAAGGCCCGGAGGGCCCTGAAGTGGAAGCCGAAAGTCGGGTTCAAGTCCTTGGTCCGCATGATGGTGGACGCGGACATGAAATTGGTCGAGCAGAAGGTCCATGGGATCAAGGGGATGACCTCCCGGCTTAATGAGCACTGA